DNA sequence from the Novosphingobium sp. KACC 22771 genome:
CAAAGGGCAAGAGAAAGAAACTTACGCATCGGCTTTCTCCGCGCGGTTTTCGCCAAACCGTTCATACAGGATCGGCAAGAGCACCAGCGTGAGCAGAGTGGAGGTGATCAGCCCGCCGATCACCACAATGGCCAGCGGCTTTTGAATTTCCGAGCCCGGCCCGGTGGCGAACAGCAGGGGCACCAGGCCAAAGGCGGCAATCGTGGCCGTCATCATCACCGGGCGCAGGCGGCGCTTGGCCCCCACCCGCACGGCCTGCGCCAGATCCATGCCGCCATCGCGCAATTGGCGGAAATAGCTGACCATCACCAGGCCGTTGAGCACGGCAATGCCCAGCAGCGCGATAAAGCCGACCGAGGCGGGCACCGAAAGATACTCGCCCGAGGCCGCCAGCGAGACCATGCCGCCCACCAGCGCAAAGGGAATGTTGACCAGAATGAGCAACGAGGCCCGCACCGAAGACAGCGTGGCGTAAAGCACCACAAAGATCATCAGCAAGGCAATCGGCAGCACCACCGCCAGACGGGCCGAGGCGCGCTGCTGGTTTTCAAACTGGCCGCCCCAGACGATGCGATAGCCCTGCGGCAATTTCACATTGGCGCCAATATCGGCCTTGGCCTGCTGGACATAGCCCACCAGATCGCGCCCGCCGACAAAAGCCTGCACCATGGCGAAGCGCGAGCCGTTTTCATGCTCGACCTTGACCGGGCCTTCGGTGCGCTCAACCTTGGCCACGTCGCTGGCGCGCACCAGTTGGCCGGTGGGGCTGCGATAGAGACGGTCGGCGAAACCGGCGGGATTGGCCGCCTCGCCCTCGCCCCGGATCAGGATGGGCACGCGGCGCAACCCTTCGGCCACCACGCCCGAGCGCACGCCTTCCAATTCGGAGCGCATCGCGTCCTGAAGCGTGTCGATGGGCATGCCCACGCGGCCCGCCGCCGTGCGGTCGATGTCGATTTGCAGGTAATCCACCTTGTCGTTGGCCATGGTCAGGGCCTCGCTGGTGCCGGGGATAGCGCGCAGGCGGCGCTGGACCTCTTCGGCCAGACGGCCGAGTTCAGCGCTGTCGGGACCAAAGATCTTGATCGCCAGATCGCCGCGCGCACCCGTCAGCATTTCGGAAATGCGCATCTCGATGGGCTGGGTAAAGCTGGTCTGGACGCCGGGCAGATTGGCCACCGCCTTGCGGATTTCATTGACCAGCCACTCCTTGTCGCCCACACGCCATTCACTGCGGGGTTTCAGGATGATGAAACTGTCCGTCTCGTTCAGCCCCATCGGATCAAGGCCCAATTCGTCCGAGCCTGTGCGCGAGATGACATTGGTCACTTCGGGCACCTTGCTCATGATCGCCTTTTGCGCGGCATGGTCGATTTCCATACTGTGCGGCAGCGAGATCGAGGGCAGTTTGGTAAGCTGAACGATCGCCGAGCCTTCGTCCATCGTCGGCAAGAAGGTCTTGCCGGTAAATTGATAGGCCACCACCGCCAGCACCAGCGACAGGCCTGCGGCCGCAAAGACCGGCATTCGATGCGCAAAGGCCCAGTCGAGCAGCCGCCCGTAACGCGGCCCCAATTGCCGCATCAGCCAGGGTTCATGATGCGAATCCCCCGCCTTAAGCCCAAAGAACGACAGCACCGGCACCAGCGTCAGCGCCAGCACCAGAGCCGAGAGCAGCGCCAGCACGATGGTCAGCGCGACGGGGGCGAACAGCTTGCCTTCCAACCCTTCGAGCGTAAGCAGCGGCAGAAATACCAGTGCGATAATGGCAAGGCCGCTGGCGACGGGCGTCGCCACCTCGGCGGCGGCAACGAACACATTGTGCAGCCGCCCCGCCCCGGCATGGCGCGGATCGCTCATCCGCTCGACCACATTTTCGACCACCACGACCGCGCCATCGACCAGCATGCCCACCGCAATCGCCAGCCCGCCAAGGCTCATCAGATTGGCCGTAAGCCCTACGGCGCGCATGGCGATAAAGGTGAGCAGCACCGCCATCGGCAGCGCCAGCGCAACAATCACCGAGGCCCGCACATCGCCAAGGAACAGCAGCAGCAGCACGACCACCAGCAAGGTCGCCTCGATCAACGCCTCCTCAACCGTCCCCACGGCGCGCTCGATCAGATCTGAGCGGTCGTAAAACACCGCGATTTTCATGCCCTTGGGCAGGCTGGGCTTCAATTCCTCGATCCGGACCTTGACGCCATCGACGATCTTGGCCGCATCCACGCCGCGCAGACCGATGACAATGCCCTCGACCGCCTCGCCGCGCGCGCCCTGGCTGACCGCGCCATAGCGGGTGAGCGCGCCGATCCGCACCTTGGCAACATCGCCCACGCGCACAACCCGGCCGGTCGAGCTTTTCACCACCACCGCCGACAGATCAGCCACATTGCGGATAGCGCCCGAGGAGCGCACGATCAGCGCCTCCTCGCCCGCCACAAGGCGGCCCGCGCCATCATTGCGGTTCGAGGTGCTGATGGCATCCGAGAGATCCGTCACCGTCAGACCCGCCGCCGCCAGCGCCTGATTATCCGGCACCACCTCATAGCTTTCCGCCAGACCGCCCAGCGTGTTCACATCGGCAACCCCCGGCACCGTGCGCAGCGCAGGTCGGATTACCCAGTCCAGCACCCGGCGCTTTTCGGCCAGATCCTGCGGACCTTCGATGGTGAACATGAACATGTCGGTCAAAGGCGTGGCAATCGGGGCCAGACCGCCGCTGACCGTGGAGGGCAGATTGCCCATCACCCCCGTCAGGCGCTCATTCACCTGATTGCGCGCCCAGTAAATATCGGTGCTGTCGTCGAAATTGATCGTAACGTCGGCAATCGCATATTTGGCCACAGAGCGCAGCACGGTCTGATGCGGAATGCCCAGCATTTCCATCTCGATGGGGGCCACCACGCGGCTCTCCACCTCTTCGGGCGTCATGCCGGGGGCCTTGAGGATCACCTTGACCTGGGTTGAGGAGATATCGGGAAAGGCGTCAATCGGCAGGTTGAGAAAGGACCAGATGCCCCATCCCGCCAGCGCCAGCGCCAAGGCCAGCACCGCCATGCGCGCGGCCAGCGCGCGTTCGACCAGTTTGCGCAACATGGATCAGGCCCCTGCGAAAATGGCTTTGAGTTCGGCCACGCCCTTGGTGACCACCTGCGCGCCCGGCGCGATGCCGCCGCCGATCACCATGCGCCCGCCGCTCTCGCCCGCGACACTCACCGTCTGACGGCGAAAATTCTTGCCCTCGCGGACAAAGACCACGTCCTTGCCATCCAGATTGGCCACCGCCGTGCGCGCCACGCTGACGCCCTTGGCGCTATCCTTTGCTGCCTCGATGGTCGCGGTCACGCCCTTGCCCGGGATCAGGCCCGCGTCCCCGGCCACGCTGGCCCGCGCCACCAGCGAGCGGGTGACAGGATCAAGCGAGGCGCCAACGGAAAGCAATTTGCCCTCCGCACGCCGCCCGTCCTGCTCCACCGCCACCGGCATGCCGGGGCGCAATTGGCCCGCCAGCCTTTGCGGCAATTGCAGATCAAGCCGCAGCGCCGCGATATTTTCCACCACAAAGGGCGCGCCATCGGTGCTGACCGCGCCGCCGGTTTCCACGCTGACACTGGCCACGCGGCCCGCGATGGGCGAGCGCAAGGTCACCGTGCCATCGCGCGATGCCCCGCCCAGCGCCAGCAGACGCCGGTTTTCCGCCAAGGTCGCCTGAACAGCGCGCAGGTTCGCCACCGCTTCCTCGGCGCGCGAGGCGGCGATGACGCCTTCCTTCGCCAATTGGCTCAGACGAGCGGCATTGGCCTGCGCCACCGGCAATTCGGCCTGCGAACGCGCCATCGCCCCGCTGAACTGCACCGATTCGGCCGCCTTGACCACGCCCAGCACCGCGCCGCGCTCGACCTGCTGACCGGGAATAACCAGAACCTTGACCGCCGTGCCGCCAAAGGGCGACGTGACCGCCACCCGCGCCTCGGGCGGCAGCGATACCGTGCCCGGCACGCTGGCGAGCGGGATCGGCGCATCGCCCTGCGCGGCCTCGACCGTTATGCCCAATTCCTTGACCTGCGCATCGCTCAGCGCGACCAGATCGCC
Encoded proteins:
- a CDS encoding efflux RND transporter periplasmic adaptor subunit translates to MMRKNSLLAAGAALALLSACSRATEEAAPEAPSPKGDLVALSDAQVKELGITVEAAQGDAPIPLASVPGTVSLPPEARVAVTSPFGGTAVKVLVIPGQQVERGAVLGVVKAAESVQFSGAMARSQAELPVAQANAARLSQLAKEGVIAASRAEEAVANLRAVQATLAENRRLLALGGASRDGTVTLRSPIAGRVASVSVETGGAVSTDGAPFVVENIAALRLDLQLPQRLAGQLRPGMPVAVEQDGRRAEGKLLSVGASLDPVTRSLVARASVAGDAGLIPGKGVTATIEAAKDSAKGVSVARTAVANLDGKDVVFVREGKNFRRQTVSVAGESGGRMVIGGGIAPGAQVVTKGVAELKAIFAGA
- a CDS encoding efflux RND transporter permease subunit, which translates into the protein MLRKLVERALAARMAVLALALALAGWGIWSFLNLPIDAFPDISSTQVKVILKAPGMTPEEVESRVVAPIEMEMLGIPHQTVLRSVAKYAIADVTINFDDSTDIYWARNQVNERLTGVMGNLPSTVSGGLAPIATPLTDMFMFTIEGPQDLAEKRRVLDWVIRPALRTVPGVADVNTLGGLAESYEVVPDNQALAAAGLTVTDLSDAISTSNRNDGAGRLVAGEEALIVRSSGAIRNVADLSAVVVKSSTGRVVRVGDVAKVRIGALTRYGAVSQGARGEAVEGIVIGLRGVDAAKIVDGVKVRIEELKPSLPKGMKIAVFYDRSDLIERAVGTVEEALIEATLLVVVLLLLFLGDVRASVIVALALPMAVLLTFIAMRAVGLTANLMSLGGLAIAVGMLVDGAVVVVENVVERMSDPRHAGAGRLHNVFVAAAEVATPVASGLAIIALVFLPLLTLEGLEGKLFAPVALTIVLALLSALVLALTLVPVLSFFGLKAGDSHHEPWLMRQLGPRYGRLLDWAFAHRMPVFAAAGLSLVLAVVAYQFTGKTFLPTMDEGSAIVQLTKLPSISLPHSMEIDHAAQKAIMSKVPEVTNVISRTGSDELGLDPMGLNETDSFIILKPRSEWRVGDKEWLVNEIRKAVANLPGVQTSFTQPIEMRISEMLTGARGDLAIKIFGPDSAELGRLAEEVQRRLRAIPGTSEALTMANDKVDYLQIDIDRTAAGRVGMPIDTLQDAMRSELEGVRSGVVAEGLRRVPILIRGEGEAANPAGFADRLYRSPTGQLVRASDVAKVERTEGPVKVEHENGSRFAMVQAFVGGRDLVGYVQQAKADIGANVKLPQGYRIVWGGQFENQQRASARLAVVLPIALLMIFVVLYATLSSVRASLLILVNIPFALVGGMVSLAASGEYLSVPASVGFIALLGIAVLNGLVMVSYFRQLRDGGMDLAQAVRVGAKRRLRPVMMTATIAAFGLVPLLFATGPGSEIQKPLAIVVIGGLITSTLLTLVLLPILYERFGENRAEKADA